One window from the genome of Salvia miltiorrhiza cultivar Shanhuang (shh) chromosome 7, IMPLAD_Smil_shh, whole genome shotgun sequence encodes:
- the LOC130993579 gene encoding uncharacterized protein LOC130993579, whose product MMDHVGIPSTLHPASPIPIHNSKSLLTKRRLTYEEVDAVKKGSEIQKTPKNNSELLLEEKQVLRLDPRRSPRLVEQGKKIEEKKAKDEDDYAANEASSTALCKNCLKILNYATAEENAKSNTNAKLIFLISLLKEKVEKLDKKIEKLFVKVETRNTTLHEEVIECLRSYFQKKASADPIKSGAERGSKVDEVVVGKNNGEFGDDGGEFARFANIEELINMCRKVEA is encoded by the exons ATGATGGATCATGTTGGTATTCCTTCAACCTTGCATCCCGCTTCACCTATTCCTATTCATAATTCAAAGAGTTTGCTGACAAAAAGACGTCTGACATATGAGGAAGTTGATGCTGTTAAAAAAGGCAGTGAAATACAGAAGACGCCAAAGAATAATTCAGAACTGCTTTTGGAAGAGAAACAAGTGTTACGTTTGGATCCCCGCCGTTCCCCTCGTTTGGTTGAACAAGGcaagaaaatagaagaaaagaaagCGAAAGATGAGGATGATTATGCAGCAAATGAAGCATCTAGCACTGCCCTTTGTAAAAATTGTTTAAAAATTCTGAATTACGCAACGGCAGAGGAAAATGCAAAGAGTAATACCAAT GCCAAACTGATCTTCTTGATCAGTTTGTTGAAGGAGAAAGTTGAGAAGTTAGATAAGAAAATAGAGAAGCTCTTTGTTAAAGTTGAGACTCGTAATACGACTCTACATGAGGAGGTGATAGAGTGCCTTCGGTCTTACTTTCAGAAGAAGGCAAGCGCAGACCCCATAAAATCTGGTGCAGAGAGAGGCAGTAAAGTTGATGAAGTTGTAGTTGGCAAAAATAATGGAGAGTTTGGTGATGATGGTGGTGAATTTGCTCGATTTGCGAATATAGAAGAACTTATTAATATGTGTAGAAAAGTTGAGGCATAG
- the LOC130993988 gene encoding uncharacterized protein LOC130993988 has protein sequence MIQLLEAIEETEPPKGKTAGNVSRLSKRSTRAAHSIVDITDRELFSKRGLIDIETKKKAPIIKKERKRALKRRNEMVQSSSRVKNTKRKKVAAATTANIPTPNEGPLNEEHGNASQQANVFPPKMGDRLDTTRQFQEVAAATTANVPTPNEGPLNEEHGNASQQANVFQTKKGDRLPTTSQFDELIKISRELLARVVSIDENKKTKTTPHHSEKGSHEAGQTYVVEDPSIDLQFADRDIYGNQTMVDKDAVQPDDFESSVPEPQDREKGTCTSAQTQECKRKAQKKPPTTVSAILDSSNVVANHVVEFELLTNQDIARFETTESSRVSRRQ, from the exons ATGATCCAACTTTTAGAAGCAATTGAGGAAACAGAGCCACCAAAAGGGAAAACAGCCGGAAACGTTAGTAGACTTTCTAAAAGATCCACAAGAGCTGCACATTCAATCGTTGACATCACTGATAGGGAACTGTTTAGCAAACGTGGCCTTATCGACATTGAAACAAAGAAGAAGGCCCCCATTATAAAAAAAGAACGTAAGCGCGCTTTGAAAAGGAGAAACGAAATGGTGCAGAGTTCATCCAGGGTCAAGAatacaaaaaggaaaaag GTTGCAGCTGCGACTACAGCCAATATTCCAACTCCAAATGAGGGTCCACTTAATGAAGAGCATGGAAATGCCTCCCAACAAGCTAATGTGTTTCCACCAAAAATGGGAGACAGATTGGACACAACAAGGCAATTTCAGGAG GTTGCTGCTGCGACTACAGCCAATGTTCCAACTCCAAATGAGGGTCCACTTAATGAGGAGCATGGAAATGCCTCCCAACAAGCTAATGTGTTTCAAACAAAAAAGGGGGACAGATTGCCCACAACAAGCCAATTTGACGAG CTTATAAAGATATCTCGCGAATTACTTGCGAGAGTAGTTTCTATTGATGAGAACAAAAAAACCAAGACAACACCCCACCACAGCGAAAAAGGGAGTCATGAGGCCGGGCAGACCTATGTAGTAGAGGATCCTTCTATAGATCTGCAATTTGCAGATCGGGATATTTACGGGAATCAGACGATGGTGGATAAAGATGCTGTACAGCCGGACGATTTCGAAAGCTCCGTGCCTGAGCCCCAAGATAGGGAGAAAGGAACTTGCACATCAGCACAAACCCAAGAGTGCAAAAGAAAAGCTCAAAAGAAGCCTCCAACAACCGTTTCCGCAATATTGGATTCAAGTAATGTAGTGGCAAATCATGTTGTAGAGTTTGAGTTATTAACGAACCAGGATATTGCACGGTTCGAGACTACAGAGTCCAGCAGAGTAAGCCGTCGGCAATAA